A window from Drosophila nasuta strain 15112-1781.00 chromosome 3, ASM2355853v1, whole genome shotgun sequence encodes these proteins:
- the LOC132792762 gene encoding ionotropic receptor 75a, which produces MAMRQQRMMLEFALRHKQIPRLTYCTCRNPANNDTGNVRANRANLQQLRAAFDAKNFQLIESLYQQPGGADGGPFVRIVLLDVLRQRSSKAGGKGGKGGVPRGGSRGGGGGISGGGSSVTGLSPLQQNDEWLGSVLTVEALRQIVVVDLACGMLSRRFLEMASAKMLYNDKYHWLLIEDYSLHVSAGVVDSQPQFPTQSQPRTAEPEQLQLTDKDNEANTDELEPIESLMETLNFYMNTELTLAKRSTQDDDDDADNDSYVLYDVWSPGLIYGGHVNITEIGKYSLMQGLEIHQWFRTTSTLLRRLNMQHAQVRCMVVVTNKNMTGTLMHYLTHTVSSHIDTMNRFNFNLLMVVRDMFNWTFVLSRTSTWGYVKNGRYDGMIGALIRNETDIGGAPIFYWLERHKWIDAAGRSWSSRPCFIFRHPRNTQKDRIVFLQPFTNDVWVLILVCGVLTVIILWLLTTIEWKLVPHQGAALIKPKGGAPQRHRHHQHQQQQQQQTQEEPSPDLDAMSVASLQLLPVQGTFWQRCYARLSNYISRRQAQRTSPERVGLFLESVLFFVGIICQQGLGFSTSFISGRTIVITSLLFSFSIYQFYSASIVGTLLMEKPKTIKTLSDLVHSSLQVGVEDIVYNRDYFLHTKDPVSMELYAKKITSVPTSKENEAPTAAEEEPEPPPATGDAAKAYRDIVHSHEVGAHAKDNVATNWMDPDTGLLRVKHERFAFHVDVAAAYKIIAETFSEREICDLTEVSMFAPQKTVCITQKNSPMRKVISYGLRRVTETGIFSYQFNIWHSRKPPCVKKIETSDLHVDMDTVSTALMILLLSYGIALLVLGFEILYSKWKYRIVIKLN; this is translated from the exons ATGGCGATGCGGCAGCAACGAATGATGTTAGAGTTCGCACTGAGGCACAAACAAATACCAAGGTTAACTTACTGCACCTGCCGCAATCCCGCCAACAATGACACGGGCAATGTGCGCGCCAATCGCGCCAACTTGCAACAACTGCGCGCGGCATTCGATGCCAAGAATTTCCAGCTGATTGAGAGTCTCTACCAGCAGCCAGGTGGAGCTGACGGTGGCCCCTTTGTGCGGATTGTGCTCTTGGATGTGTTGCGCCAACGCAGCAGCAAGGCGGGTGGCAAGGGAGGCAAAGGTGGAGTGCCACGCGGTGGCAGCAGAGGCGGAGGAGGCGGCATCTCTGGCGGTGGCAGCAGCGTCACAGGACTCAGTCCGTTGCAGCAGAACGACGAGTGGCTGGGCAGCGTGCTGACGGTGGAAGCCCTGCGGCAAATTGTGGTCGTGGAtttggcatgcggcatgctaAGTCGTCGTTTCCTGGAAATG GCTTCAGCCAAGATGCTCTACAACGATAAATATCACTGGCTATTGATTGAGGATTATTCGCTGCACGTAAGTGCGGGCGTTGTCGACTCGCAGCCTCAGTTCCCGACGCAGTCGCAGCCTCGCACAGCAGAGCcagagcagctgcaactgaCGGATAAGGATAACGAGGCGAATACGGATGAACTCGAGCCCATTGAGAGCTTAATGGAGACCCTGAACTTCTACATGAACACGGAGCTAACGTTGGCCAAGCGAAGCACccaagacgacgacgacgacgctgacAACGACAGCTATGTTCTCTACGATGTCTG GAGTCCCGGACTCATCTATGGAGGCCATGTGAACATCACGGAAATTGGCAAATATAGCTTGATGCAGGGACTGGAGATACATCAATGGTTTCGCACCACGTCGACGCTGCTGCGGCGTCTCAATATGCAGCATGCCCAAGTGCGTTGCATGGTCGTG GTGACTAACAAGAACATGACGGGCACCCTGATGCATTATCTAACGCACACGGTCTCCAGCCACATCGATACGATGAACcgtttcaatttcaatctgCTGATGGTTGTGCGCGACATGTTCAACTGGACGTTTGTGCTGTCAAGGACCTCCACGTGGGGCTATGTGAAGAATGGCCGCTACGACGGCATGATTGGCGCACTCATCCGCAACGAAACAGATATTGGTGGAGCACCAATATTCTATTGGCTAGAACGGCACAAGTGGATCGATGCTGCCGGTCGCAGTTGGTCGAGCCGGCCGTGTTTCATCTTCCGGCATCCGCGGAACACGCAAAAGGATCGCATTGTATTCCTGCAGCCGTTCACAAACGATGTCTGGGTCTTGATATTGGTGTGTGGTGTGCTGACTGTGATTATCCTATGGTTGCTGACGACCATCGAGTGGAAACTGGTGCCGCATCAAGGGGCAGCGTTGATCAAGCCCAAAGGAGGCGCACCGCAAcgtcatcgccatcatcaacatcagcagcaacaacagcaacagactCAGGAAGAACCTTCACCCGACCTCGATGCCATGTCAGTTGCctcgttgcagttgctgccgGTGCAGGGCACATTTTGGCAGCGATGCTATGCGAGATTGAGCAACTACATTAGCAGGCGTCAGGCGCAGCGAACATCGCCGGAACGAGTTGGTCTCTTTTTGGAGTCGGTGCTGTTCTTTGTGGGCATCATTTGTCAGCAGGGTTTGGGCTTCTCCACCAGCTTCATTTCGGGTCGCACCATTGTCATCACCAGTCTGTTGTTCTCGTTCAGCATCTATCAATTCTACTCGGCCAGCATTGTGGGCACGCTGCTCATGGAGAAGCCGAAAACAATCAAGACACTCAGCGACCTCGTGCACAGTTCACTGCAGGTGGGCGTCGAGGATATTGTGTACAATCGTGACTACTTTTTG cacACCAAAGATCCGGTTTCCATGGAACTTTATGCCAAGAAAATCACCAGTGTGCCGACAAGCAAAGAGAACGAGGCACCCACCGCTGCCGAGGAGGAACCAGAGCCACCACCTGCCACCGGAGATGCGGCCAAAGCCTATCGGGATATTGTGCACAGCCATGAGGTGGGCGCCCATGCCAAGGACAATGTGGCGACCAATTGGATGGATCCCGATACTGGTTTATTGCGCGTCAAACATGAAC GATTTGCTTTTCATGTGGATGTCGCAGCGGCGTACAAAATAATTGCCGAAACTTTCAGTGAGCGCGAGATATGCGATCTCACTGAGGTCAGCATGTTTGCTCCACAGAAAACCGTTTGCATCACCCAGAAGAACTCTCCGATGCGTAAGGTTATCTCATATGG TTTAAGGCGTGTAACAGAGACGGGCATTTTTTCGTATCAATTCAACATTTGGCACTCAAGAAAACCGCCTTGTGTTAAGAAGATTGAAACTTCTGATTTACAT gTTGATATGGACACGGTTAGCACTGCTCTCATGATACTTTTGTTGAGCTACGGCATTGCGCTCTTGGTACTGGGCTTTGAGATCCTTTACTCCAAGTGGAAGTATCGCATTGTCATCAAACTGAATTAG